In the Candidatus Binatus sp. genome, one interval contains:
- a CDS encoding mannose-1-phosphate guanylyltransferase → MAPGAIGASALIIAGGRGTRFWPASREVRPKPLFSIDGKTSLLANTISRLSIAIPRERIFVLAAGVHRVPFRRELRGLIPARNLILEPVARGTAVAIAYGAAIIQRRHGDGIIAVMPADHYITPADGFRRTLGDAIGLAAALDSIVVLGITPTRAESGYGYQKIGAKVGRGFKVERFVEKPAPALARRMVRSGKYLWNAGMFVMSTQVLARELSEHCPALATAAEKFRTMKVSEIERFYPTLVFNSFDFELIEKSRNILGVRARFAWHDVGSWDGLWSAVKDKSGNVLRGNVMPMDSERVLAHSDTRLLALFGVSDLVVVDTGDAILIAHRDRSQDIGRIVKELQRRGLKQYL, encoded by the coding sequence ATGGCTCCAGGAGCCATCGGCGCGTCGGCGCTGATAATCGCCGGCGGACGCGGCACCCGCTTCTGGCCCGCCAGCCGCGAGGTCAGGCCAAAGCCGCTTTTTTCGATCGACGGCAAAACCAGCCTGCTCGCCAACACGATCTCGCGGCTGTCGATTGCGATTCCGCGCGAGCGAATTTTCGTGCTGGCCGCGGGCGTGCATCGCGTGCCGTTTCGGCGCGAGCTACGCGGGCTGATTCCCGCGCGCAACCTGATTCTAGAGCCGGTGGCGCGCGGCACTGCGGTCGCGATCGCGTACGGGGCGGCGATAATACAACGCCGGCACGGCGATGGGATTATCGCGGTGATGCCCGCCGATCACTACATCACGCCCGCCGACGGATTTCGCCGCACGCTGGGCGACGCAATCGGTCTCGCGGCGGCGCTCGATTCGATCGTGGTGCTTGGAATTACTCCGACGCGCGCCGAATCCGGTTATGGCTATCAGAAAATCGGCGCGAAAGTTGGGCGCGGATTCAAGGTCGAGCGATTCGTCGAGAAGCCGGCGCCCGCGCTGGCGCGGCGGATGGTGCGATCGGGCAAGTATTTGTGGAACGCCGGGATGTTCGTGATGTCCACGCAGGTGCTGGCGCGCGAACTGTCGGAGCATTGTCCCGCGCTGGCGACCGCCGCCGAGAAATTTCGCACGATGAAAGTGAGCGAGATCGAGCGCTTCTATCCGACGCTCGTATTCAATTCGTTTGATTTCGAGTTGATCGAGAAGAGCCGCAATATCCTCGGCGTGCGCGCGCGATTCGCCTGGCACGATGTCGGCTCGTGGGACGGACTCTGGTCGGCGGTGAAAGACAAGAGCGGCAACGTGCTCCGCGGCAACGTGATGCCGATGGATTCGGAGCGGGTGCTGGCGCATTCGGACACGCGGCTGCTGGCGCTGTTTGGCGTGAGCGATCTGGTCGTGGTCGATACTGGCGACGCGATCCTGATCGCGCATCGCGATCGCTCGCAGGATATCGGACGTATCGTCAAGGAACTGCAGCGCCGCGGCCTGAAGCAATATCTGTAG
- a CDS encoding adenosine-specific kinase, translating into MELKAVEISMPQDANVIVGQAHFIKTVEDVYEAMVQAVPGIKFGVAFCEASGPCLIRHTGTDEVLERAAVDAASAIGAGHVFVVMLGNAFPVNVLNQIKSVTEVCTVFCATANPLRVIVVEEGDGRGVVGVIDGSSPKGIEDDAARADRHAMLRRFGYKQ; encoded by the coding sequence ATGGAACTGAAAGCCGTTGAGATTTCGATGCCGCAAGACGCGAACGTGATCGTCGGGCAGGCGCACTTTATCAAGACCGTCGAGGACGTGTACGAGGCGATGGTGCAGGCGGTGCCAGGGATCAAGTTCGGCGTGGCGTTCTGCGAGGCGTCGGGACCGTGTCTGATTCGGCATACGGGCACCGACGAAGTACTCGAGCGGGCGGCAGTCGATGCGGCATCGGCAATCGGCGCGGGGCACGTATTCGTCGTGATGCTCGGCAATGCATTCCCGGTCAACGTGCTCAATCAAATCAAATCGGTCACCGAAGTATGCACGGTGTTTTGCGCGACGGCGAATCCGCTCCGCGTAATCGTCGTAGAGGAGGGAGATGGCCGCGGCGTCGTCGGGGTGATCGATGGCAGCTCGCCTAAGGGAATCGAGGATGACGCCGCGCGGGCCGATCGTCACGCGATGCTCCGCCGCTTCGGTTACAAGCAGTAG
- a CDS encoding transglycosylase domain-containing protein: protein MGGGRPAAAKKKPVTKKEWRIRGWRVRNLAAGAGVLVLFATGFYLAQVYADISAMIEQRRAALSSAIFSAPHVIRAGDDINHSLLLDRLTSLSYTAAAAAQTPGEYASSPSAIAIFLRGFHQGARQYPAEWVLVRLKGTQITAVNDQAGASTRDAMLEPEAIGRLFPGTPAERVEIQLANQKPYLVNGLLATEDQYFYYHPGINPIRIIEAAFVDLRAHRLASGASTLTQQLARTFMERRERSFKRKFRELAVAIVLEIRLKKAQILERYINDVAMGSYEGTPIQGMPQAARYFFNKDLGQVTPAEAATLIGMVQAPTMYDPRRHPEACTRRRNVVLGVMKSAGVIDDATYASAIATPLKISKPPGLRRAPYFTDYVISQVNKIPGFDGNLAGLKVFTTLDTEIQADTVDAITTNIEALEKNHSKLRRTANAAKLQTSAVVLDAGSGAIRALIGGRDYSQSQFNRAATALRQPGSAFKPIVYLAALDPERAPFSPPLTLASMLPDEPMSFNGWTPANYERTYEPQVTVVKALFESLNVPTAYVGSRLGPGLIVKTAHELGIRQELQAVLPISIGADETTLLELTSAYQVFASGGSQSPPYAIESVIDAKDHEIYHHEDADNRVINPAVAYLITGALKAVMKYGTGASAGRLGLDFPAAGKTGTTQDYKDAYFVGYTPEIVCGVWVGFDAPQSLGLTGAQAALPAWVQIMHDSAPADPQDFPEPSGIVMASIDPESGGLATPSCPKPVALPFLIGTAPTEYCPIHGGGIFTSGVAPNPIWGGSNPAAPFAQPAAAANRAASDVFSKVGGFFGSLFHR from the coding sequence ATGGGTGGCGGACGACCAGCGGCTGCGAAGAAAAAGCCGGTAACGAAAAAAGAGTGGCGGATTCGCGGATGGCGGGTACGGAACCTCGCGGCGGGCGCGGGCGTGCTTGTGCTCTTCGCGACCGGATTTTACCTCGCACAGGTCTATGCCGACATCTCGGCGATGATCGAGCAGCGGCGGGCGGCGCTGTCGTCGGCAATTTTCTCGGCGCCGCACGTGATTCGGGCGGGCGATGATATCAATCACAGCCTGCTGCTCGATCGGCTGACGTCGCTCAGCTACACGGCGGCCGCGGCGGCGCAGACGCCCGGGGAGTACGCGAGCTCACCGTCGGCAATCGCGATCTTTCTCCGAGGATTTCACCAAGGTGCGAGGCAGTATCCGGCCGAGTGGGTGCTGGTGCGCCTCAAGGGCACGCAGATCACGGCGGTAAACGATCAGGCGGGCGCATCGACGCGCGACGCGATGCTCGAGCCGGAGGCGATCGGGCGGCTCTTCCCCGGCACGCCGGCCGAGCGCGTCGAAATCCAGCTCGCGAATCAGAAGCCGTACCTCGTGAACGGATTGCTCGCGACCGAGGACCAGTATTTTTACTATCATCCGGGAATCAATCCGATCCGGATTATCGAAGCGGCGTTCGTCGATTTGCGGGCGCATCGCCTGGCCTCTGGCGCGAGCACGCTGACGCAGCAACTGGCGCGTACTTTCATGGAGCGCCGCGAACGCAGCTTCAAGCGTAAGTTCCGCGAGCTCGCGGTCGCGATCGTGCTCGAGATTCGCCTCAAGAAAGCGCAAATCCTCGAACGCTATATCAACGACGTCGCGATGGGATCGTACGAAGGCACGCCGATTCAGGGGATGCCGCAGGCGGCGCGGTATTTCTTCAACAAGGACTTGGGCCAGGTGACGCCGGCTGAAGCGGCGACGCTGATCGGGATGGTGCAGGCGCCGACGATGTACGATCCGCGGCGGCATCCGGAGGCCTGCACGCGGCGGCGCAACGTGGTGCTGGGGGTGATGAAGAGCGCCGGCGTGATCGATGACGCGACCTATGCGTCGGCGATCGCGACGCCACTCAAGATCAGCAAGCCGCCGGGGCTGCGGCGCGCGCCGTATTTCACCGACTACGTTATTTCGCAGGTGAACAAGATTCCCGGCTTCGACGGCAACCTCGCGGGGCTGAAGGTTTTCACCACGCTCGACACTGAAATACAGGCCGACACCGTCGATGCGATCACGACCAATATCGAGGCGCTCGAGAAAAATCACAGCAAGCTCCGGCGGACGGCGAACGCCGCCAAGCTGCAGACGTCGGCGGTGGTGCTGGATGCGGGATCGGGCGCGATTCGCGCGCTGATCGGCGGGCGCGACTACTCGCAGAGCCAGTTCAATCGCGCGGCGACGGCGCTGCGCCAGCCCGGGTCGGCATTCAAGCCGATCGTCTATCTCGCTGCCCTCGACCCGGAGCGCGCGCCGTTCTCGCCGCCGCTCACACTCGCCTCGATGCTGCCCGACGAGCCGATGAGCTTCAACGGATGGACGCCGGCGAACTATGAGCGCACCTACGAGCCGCAGGTGACGGTGGTGAAAGCGCTGTTCGAGTCGCTCAACGTGCCGACCGCGTACGTCGGGAGCCGGCTCGGGCCCGGCCTTATCGTGAAGACAGCGCATGAGCTTGGAATCCGGCAGGAGCTTCAGGCGGTATTGCCGATTTCGATCGGCGCCGACGAGACCACGCTGCTGGAACTGACGTCGGCCTACCAGGTGTTCGCCAGCGGAGGATCGCAATCGCCGCCGTATGCGATCGAATCGGTGATCGACGCGAAGGATCACGAAATTTATCATCACGAGGATGCGGACAATCGCGTGATCAATCCGGCGGTCGCGTATCTGATCACCGGCGCCTTGAAAGCGGTGATGAAATACGGGACCGGCGCGAGCGCGGGACGGCTCGGGCTCGATTTTCCCGCCGCCGGGAAGACCGGCACCACGCAGGATTACAAGGATGCGTACTTCGTCGGCTACACGCCGGAGATCGTGTGCGGCGTGTGGGTCGGCTTCGACGCGCCGCAGAGCCTGGGGTTGACGGGCGCGCAGGCGGCGTTGCCGGCGTGGGTGCAAATCATGCACGATTCGGCGCCGGCCGATCCGCAGGATTTCCCCGAGCCGTCGGGAATCGTGATGGCGAGTATCGATCCGGAATCGGGCGGGCTGGCGACGCCGTCGTGTCCGAAGCCGGTCGCGCTGCCGTTTCTGATCGGCACCGCGCCGACCGAGTACTGCCCGATCCACGGCGGTGGCATCTTCACGAGCGGCGTGGCGCCGAATCCTATCTGGGGCGGATCGAATCCCGCGGCACCGTTTGCGCAGCCGGCCGCGGCGGCAAATCGCGCTGCATCGGATGTATTCAGCAAGGTGGGAGGCTTTTTCGGATCACTTTTCCATCGCTAG
- a CDS encoding kelch repeat-containing protein, with the protein MLSLVAAIGCINEGVAPSGDSTTASIPLDEIAPPRSANAAKPAPGDVLIAGGAGASLRTLAKTEFFDQAAQKFVVTGSAISNRAGGAAIAIASSKVLLAGGFSGGASINHFTLSLEGNVVSAAEIFDEATGSSSAVSEMTVPRMGFTATLLASGKVLIAGGLDNNGSVLASAELYDPATGKFTPTSNTMSDHRVFHGATLLPGGKVLITGGATNLFGDTTNSADVYDPAANTFTPTGTAMDHQRAAHTSTILKAGPLAGKVMIAGGGGGSSFFLKDSSAEIYDPASGQFGLLTSFLNEARSMHTATVLDDGSVLLAGGFNGSVAIAGGALSGASGVISNSAEIFDPNSMEFNCVVGFNTDTLRCNQSMTSARAGQTATLFTTGKLRKQVLIAGGIGGNQPQAKGTPLSSAEIFNPASSSFTATSPMTTSRALHTASELR; encoded by the coding sequence ATGCTCAGCCTCGTTGCGGCGATCGGATGCATCAATGAAGGCGTCGCGCCGTCGGGCGATTCCACGACTGCGTCGATTCCGCTTGATGAGATCGCTCCGCCGCGAAGCGCGAATGCCGCGAAGCCGGCGCCGGGCGACGTGTTGATCGCGGGCGGCGCGGGCGCATCGCTCCGAACTCTCGCCAAAACGGAATTCTTCGATCAGGCGGCGCAGAAATTCGTCGTGACCGGCAGCGCGATCTCGAATCGCGCGGGCGGCGCGGCGATCGCGATTGCATCGAGCAAGGTGCTGCTGGCCGGCGGCTTCAGCGGGGGCGCATCGATCAATCACTTCACGCTGAGCCTGGAAGGCAACGTGGTGAGTGCGGCGGAGATTTTCGACGAGGCGACGGGATCGTCCAGCGCAGTTTCCGAGATGACGGTGCCGCGGATGGGCTTCACCGCGACGCTGCTCGCCAGTGGCAAGGTGCTGATCGCGGGCGGGCTCGATAACAACGGCAGCGTGCTCGCAAGCGCGGAACTTTACGATCCGGCGACGGGGAAATTCACGCCGACGAGCAACACGATGAGCGACCATCGCGTGTTTCACGGCGCGACTTTGCTGCCTGGCGGCAAGGTGCTGATCACCGGCGGCGCGACCAATCTTTTCGGCGATACTACGAATTCAGCGGACGTTTACGATCCTGCCGCGAATACATTCACGCCGACCGGCACGGCGATGGACCATCAGCGCGCGGCGCATACCAGCACGATACTCAAGGCCGGGCCGCTGGCGGGCAAGGTGATGATCGCGGGCGGCGGAGGTGGTTCGAGCTTTTTCCTGAAGGATAGCTCGGCTGAAATTTACGATCCGGCGTCGGGACAATTTGGGCTGCTGACGAGCTTTCTGAACGAAGCGCGCTCGATGCATACGGCGACGGTGCTTGATGACGGCTCGGTGCTGCTTGCGGGCGGGTTCAACGGCTCGGTCGCAATCGCGGGCGGCGCGCTTTCGGGCGCGTCGGGTGTGATCAGCAACTCGGCGGAAATTTTCGATCCCAATTCGATGGAGTTCAACTGCGTCGTCGGCTTCAACACCGATACGCTGCGATGCAATCAATCGATGACATCGGCGCGCGCGGGACAAACGGCGACGCTGTTTACGACCGGCAAGTTGCGGAAGCAGGTGCTGATCGCGGGCGGTATCGGCGGAAATCAGCCGCAAGCGAAGGGGACGCCGCTCAGCAGCGCAGAGATTTTCAATCCCGCCAGTTCGAGCTTCACCGCA